From the Synchiropus splendidus isolate RoL2022-P1 chromosome 3, RoL_Sspl_1.0, whole genome shotgun sequence genome, the window tgaaaaaccAAATCTGAAGGGAAAAAGGCTGCTATTTTAGGTTTGGTGTCAAACTGGGACCAAATCCCAGCTGGTGTGAAAGGgtggaggacaccctggaaaggaagCCACTTCTTGGAGGGGcacaaaaagcaacacaaaGGATGCTCATTACGAATATAACAATATGAAGATGTGATTTAAAACTACTACTAACAACTAGCAAACAATCGTAGGTTTTATTTGACAATCTGAAATGAAATTTGTAGTCAGAGTTTCTTAAAACTGGAAAGTGTACGATTTAAGATGAACTATTTCTTGAAGTCACGATAAATAATGCTCACTTTCACACTTTGTACAGGAACAAAAACCTATCCAGCTGTGTTTGACGCTCATCTACGGAGTGCACTGACAGAACTAACCTCGAACAGAGGTTCCTTCACTTGACACACTGTAATCTGATTGAGCATCCAGCTTTTGACTCGACAGCAACAGCACGACGGAGCGTCACTCATCCGTGCTGGACTCGGGTCTGGTGGCGGACCTGCTGACCGCCCTTCACTGTAAATATATCACAGCGACTGGTCACACTCCACTGATTGTCACGAAGGACTTCTTTATTATCGTGTTTGTGGTGttccgttttgtttttttgtttttttttactggaaggatttcattggtttgttgTGAGCGATGATTAACACCAGCAGTTTCGACCCCACGCGTCACTGACGGTGTCTTTGTTTCCAAGTATGACAGTATTACGGCGTTATCGATCGCGGTTGAAGAAAGACTTCCATTCGTCATGCTGGAGGGTTTTTACCAAAGTTTTGGAACTTGAACATGAGGCAGGACTGAAACTGCCAAAATGTCACTTTAGTGCTTTTTGTAGATTTCTACGCCGTTCTCCGTTGAGTGAAGCTAAAGCTCTGACCTTAGCGTCAACATTCGAGCCCCGGCAATTCTTCTtttctactttgttttttttttactttaaattaaGAAGAAGCTTGTTTTCTAGAGATGTGAATGTAAATATATTCTGACCCCGAAGAGGGAAACTGtatagtgtttgtttttggggCGGGACTTCAGTTTTACGACATGAATTAGCGTTGGCTGTCTTCTCTGCATCACCTTATTTTTGGTCAGGTTATCAAGGGAGCGTGGTGACGCCTCAAAGAAACTCTCttttcttacaatccaagtagCTGCGTCGCATAGTACTGAGCACCGATCTCACTTTCTCAATCTGTGTCGTAGACGGAGGTGTGTTTGCACTGTGCTGCTGAGTCTTCTTTTCATTCTCACTGAGGGACAGCAGGCGGCTCAGAGGACTTCATGATGACCTATGCATGCTCCATGGACTCTAAACAGTGCGTGTAAATATCAAccgctgataaaaaaaaacatgcctttTCAAAGTCTTTTTGCCAAAAATGACATGAACCTACCAGCAACTAACTGTAGGTGTGAGCTTTTTTCTGTCTGTAGAGATCATTCTTGTCACGTGCGCGTCTGACGGTTGTACGGCGGCGAGTTTTTTGAAGACGCTTCCAGGGAAATGTTTGCTAAGCCAACTTCTTTCCGAACTTCACTACTGGGCAGATGTTTGTTGTGCGATATGTCAATGTTTTAGAAAGGAACTCTGGAGAGATGAATCATAGATACCAGTTCTAGCAGTGACGTTTTCACACCTGCCCCGACCTGGTTCTGCAGGTGCAGGACGGAGTACTCACTCACATCAGAGCCACCTGATTGGCCGGATCTGGAGACCATAACAATGTCAAATTGCTTCTGTCTTTGTTCTCCTGACCGTCTTTCCCTCCTTCTCTGTATACGGCTCCGATAGTGCCTTTGGTGCTTCATTGAAAGTCACAGAACAAAGACAAGGGTTTCATCAACACCCATGGTTCTAGACAGTATACGGCGCGTGCAAATCCCCTGCCTCAAACCCTCCCACTTTGACGTCAAGCTTGTTGTTTCCTCCACTGCCTAGTGTAGGATGCCTGTGTGCAAGCACCCATCGTCATAGCAACTTCCTGTTCCTCTGAGTTGGGTTAGTAGTATCAGCCAGCAGTAGTTCTCATCTATTCGCCATATATTTTCTTCATCAATCCCGATTACCGTCCCTCCAATCCACAGGGTGGCGACGTAGCACATTAGAACGAACCACTTCACCTTCTGTCTTCACGTTGTTGCTACATACTTGTGCAACTACAGCATTTTCCAGTTCCTCCACCTCCCATTGTGGTGAGAAGAGTTCGAGGAAGTCGTACTGAGGCAGAATGACTCTTTATACAATTGTTTACAGCTCGCAACCACAGGGAGGCACTTGCCAAACTGACTTGCTGGATAACTgatccttctctctcctccgcctTCTCAACACACCCTTTCACTTTACGGAGCTGTGCGTTCTGACTCAATCATGAGGTCACATTAGCTCTTCGTTTCCACGTAACCCCCCTGAAGACTCTTAAAACACTTGAGTCTGGATGCCTGTGGAATGGAAAGTGACCACAGCGACTTCCTTGTCTCCCCTTATGAGGCGTCTTTGCTGCTTTCAGGAGGTGCGGCGTTTGTGCTGCCGAGTTTGTTTCTTTCCAAACTTAACTCCAGTGCTGAAGCCAGAAGACAAACACAGCACGGTCAGATGCTTTGAGGCACCCACAGCTAAGGGTTCAGGCGTAGAGCAGTGGTTGGCTCTTCACTTCCCATCATCGCTCAGAGGTGCTCTTGGTGACACACTTTCACAAGCTGCCCCACACTAGATTAGCCCCTCAACGCATGTTCTTCTATCCAAAGCTTGTTCATCATTGTGCATCCCAAGCCCCAGCCACCAAACAAAGCAGAGACAGGAAACTAATAGACACCGATGCTCAACTTTCCGGCGACTGCTTTCAGTGCTTCCACTCAAACTGGTCGTCTCGTTTCTTGGGTAAAAAGTGAAGTGTCTTCAACTaactccagtttttttttctgtcagtatTTTAGAGTTCTATTAACCGACACATTCTCGTGTAGTCCTGCGTCTGTGTGTTTCTTGTACAGTTTAAAGGGCattcacattctgtttcagtaGCTCCCTCTTGTGGAGGTCACGAGAAGCTACGACTCCTGGGAGATACTGAACGTGGATCAGTCGATTCTTTCTACTAGACTCCGGTGTCTGGCCTCGCATGTCTCAGTCAAGTGGGATCTTCTCCTCAACACTGAATATGTAAAAAGACAAGGGAAAACCGCTGTGACGTCGAGACAGTCTGGATGTAAATAAAGAAGCGCTTGCCAAAGTTTGTAAATGCCAACTTTTGTGAGAGTCTTATTTCTGTGCGAGTGCTTGAGTGGAAGTCCAGGGcctcccctgcctctcaccccaaatACCCTGGAGTGAGACtccgctgactcagcagaaatgAGTCATAAGATGAGCCATAGTTTACCAGTCACTGTAGCACATGAGGGAAACCACGAGTGTGCTCAGTGTGAGCGTGGTCACACCGGTGTCAGAGAAGGTCTGCACATCCCAAATATTTACTGGAGGAACAGAGTCCCTGGTGTAGCCAGGGTTTGGGTGGCAACACTCCATAAACACATCAGGCACTGAGCTCATGCAAGACGCCCATTTGAGCCGATTATTGTCCACCTTCTGCTGAGTGTTTATGTCACGCGCCGCTCGTCTGTGGAGCCACACAGACCTGGCATTGTCTGCTGAGCTCATGGGCGGCAGGTGGAGGTGTTTCCGCGCTGACTGCGGACGGAGAATGAGCCTCTTTCACGTCTGCgggtggagggggaggaaggaCGGGACAGTGCTGAGAGAACCATTGAGCTCACAGACAACAAGGCGGAGTGAGTCCGACCCTCCTGACAGGTTCCCCCGAGGGAGGCCCCAGCAGAGGTGGGGTGTTTTAACTGCTGCTGACAACATGAGATCACGAGCAGAACTGCAGGCTTTAAAACAACCTCGCGCTATGACTCCGCTTTCCAAAGAGGGATACGTTTGTACCCTCACCCTCTACTATGAAACTCTCAGGGATACTTTATCTTCTCTTTCGAGAATTCACCTGGTCTGTCACCTTTTATATTTCATAATGTCAGTGAAAAAAACTTTCCTTCGAGGACAAACAcacagtgtttaaaaaaaaattgagccaTTTTGGTTCAGTCTGAGCCTGAAGACAAGTGGACATGAGGGTCAGGATCGCCATCGCATTCACCCAATGTGTTAGATAAATTGAAATATCTGAGGAACAGGACACTTatgtcatcaacaagcaacATATTCTCCAGACCAGGTTCATTCACAAGGTCCCTATTTTTGTTGGCAGCGTGTGGTAAACGTTTCAATGTTTATTTGAAGTGTGATTTACTCACTAAACACCAAAACTGAAATGGTTTACTGATGTCATCAGATGGtggcgccacacacacacacacatatctctCAGCTCAGTTTTTGTGTGATCACACTACATGTAAAAATGTGTATGAAAAcaattcattgaaaaatgaaGCAGGGATGTCAGTGACATCAAGTATGCACACACCAGACTAGCAAGTTCAAAGGTCGTCCCTACACTCCTGAACAAGCTGAATTACAGTATTATTCCCACTGAGGAAATTCTGGTAGTGATATATCCATCCAAATGACTGACTGCTTCTGGTTATAATGATGGGGATGACACACTGTTGTTCATGATTGTGTACTACTACAGTGACGTGTAAAGAAGTAGAGATGACTTTTGACCTTCACAAGTCCGTTCATCATTCATTGCTTGTGACACAGGCATACGACTTCactcttccattttttttcaatcattgTCACATCAGAATGCCGCGAAAATCTGTCCGTTTGTCATGTTATGCCCCTCGACCTGAACAGGAAACTTCGTGGTCACCCACAAGACAACCCAGTTTGTGTACCAGGCCATGACAAGTCTTTTTGAGGAGGTCCATACCGTCAAAATGTGAGGCGCTGATACTCATCTTTCCCCATAGATGTGACCCAGTGCAGTGAGAGCTGAGACTGATGGTGTTAATCCAGATAAGAGCCAAAACCCTGAGGAGTGACACACTTTAATgtataaaacaaaattaaaaaggcAGTTGATGGCTTTGACTTATTTCCAGTCGATTCTTGAATGTCTTCACAAGACAACATGGCTCAAAtctcttctttaaaaaaagcaaaaaaaagacaaataataaaaaaatgcatttccgtTAGATGTGTGTCgtataaatattgttttggcGTCCTGTACGTTCTTCCCCCTCAGATACAACTCAGCGTTCATGTCGTCCAAAATTGAGTCAGAGGGAAGGCACACAGTCATGAGTCAACAGCTGCTCTTTAAAAGACCTCTTCTGCTTCTCTTAAAAAAGCTAAAATgtcaggagcagagtgaagtgaGAGTGCGCTCTCTAGGTGCTGTTAGCCTGCTCCTGTTCGAACAGCGCCATGGCCAGATGCGAGCGCGAGCCCAGCCCCTCCAGGTTGCTGAGGACGCAGCGGTGGTAGATGTCTTCGCTGAAGCGCGGGTTGCATGTTCGTCGCACGTACTTCTGGATCAGCGCCGGCTCCACCGCCCTGAACACGTGTAAACCAGAGTAGCGCACAAATATGTCATACACGTCCATGCTCTCCAGCATCTCCTCGTTGTCCAGGATGTCCGCAGCCATCTTGGTCCTGGCCGTCATGTAGTCAGCGTTGTAGAAACACGCTTCGTCAAAGACGCGGCGATCGAAGTGGCCGTCTCGTAGCGACTCGGACGTGAAGGAGGCCGAGGCGGCCGAGGGCTGCTGGTCCCGATAGATGACGGCCGGATTGTACTCCTGGAAGTGGATGGGGAAGAAGACCTGCCAGTTGGTGATGGCGTTCATTCGGCAGCGGTTCAGGAAGTCAGCGTTGACCTCTGTCCACACGCTGGCCAGGAAGAAGAGCGTATCCACCGGGTGCTTCTTCGAGATGATGTCCATCAGCTTCACCTGCGACGGAACCTCCGTCTTGACACTGATCCATGGGATCTTCACGTCTCCGTAGCGCTTCTCCACCTCGCCGATCATGGCCTTGACGCCGGCGAATACATCCGTCTGACTCACTCGTTGAGCATCAAAAGGGTCGTAGATGAACAAGAAGGTCAGTAAAACGTTGTCGTGAGTGTCCAAAGTGTCCATCACGTACATGTCCAGGAAATTCCCCACAAAGTCCTGGTCCTGCGCCGTGACCGGCAGAATCACTTGCACGCGCGTGGCCTCGGTGACATAAGGCATCGGGATGATCTCGACCGCGCTCAGAGGTCGAAGAAGATGGACGCGTTTGGCAATGACCTGGCTGTGGCCTTTCTGCGTGTAGGCCTCTAATGCCAGGTCTAACACGTACTCCATTCCCCGCGTGGGGTCGAAACGCCGGTATCCATTCAGCAGGCGCCGTTTTCGGAAGCGGAGCTGAGGCTGGTAGCGCTCGTTGAGACGCTCCACCGCGATCTCCAAGACGGTGCTGATGTCGGCACGGTCGGCGCCACGCATCTCACACTTGGGCGCGCTGTCGACGCACGTGTAAATATGCTCTTCAGTGAAGTACTCCCAGTTGATGACCTCGAATCGGGTTTTGGGTTTAAAAGGAGGGTTAATTCCGATCGGCCACGTGACACCAGCTTTACCTTCAGGGGTCAAGTCGCTCAGGTTGTTGATCTGCATCTGAAGACAAGAAGAACAGCGGTTACACAACTATGACTTGGGTGGGCAATAATTCTACACACCTaagacagaagaaaacacacacacgatgaaagtgtttttgaaaaaataaattcacctTCCATCAACAGCAACATGTTCAGTCACTCAACCAAAAGCATTTAACTCATGCAGACACTAAATGtctcacaaaacatttttgcagTTTGTTTCCCATTTTTTTGAGCAGTTTCCTCTTACTCGCACcttgtggttgccatggtgattcaGGAAGCCCCAAATAATTAGATAACGCTGAAGAGTCTAATAGAGTTATGGCTGCCACAAAGTTTACCTTTTCAGTCAAAACTGTTcagtaatataaataatatcatCATATTGAATCAGCCCAGCTACGTTCACACCACCGTACCGCATTTGTGGCAGCAGGGTCGGAGCTTCTGTCTGTTTCCAGTGACATGGAGTTGAAAAATGTGAGTCACAGCGCGCTAACCAGTATGAGCTCAGATTTAATGGGGATATGTGCTgagagggaaaattcatcaGCAAGGAGAATGGACAAACACTCAACACTCAAACGTAACGGTTCAGATGAATTAAATACGAGTTTTTCAGATTTAGACCTGATCAGCAACCAAGAATTAAAACTGTCCCCAGTGGGGCCAACAATTCTATGATGAGTCGTATCCAACCCAGTCACACAAAGGGCCACACTTTTAAACACAAGCTAGTTTTCGGATTGAACACAATCTTTACCGTTATCAAAGTACAACATCTAAATGAAGCACCATAACAGTACTGAGAGTCACAAATACTATTGTTATCTTTACATACGTAAAGCACAGAAAATGCTGAAGCTTGAAACACAAACTAATATTCACTTAACCTTTTATCCAATTCCCATCTGTGCCAACTGTCCTGAGTTTGGAAGTCTCCTTCCAGACGGTGGAAAAGAGTGTAATCTTCTTGGATCACAATGTTAACATGCACAGTAGGTGATCTAAGATAAGCTTTCATTTAGTAATTATATTTTCAACAAACCCTTTCAAGCACTTGTGGGCCACATTAAATGATTTAGCAGGCCCGATTcagcccccaggccttgagtttgatgcATTTACAATGCATTTTTCAGTGACCTCAATCTGGATCCTGAACAACACTGAAACTTTCATCGCCTCAAACAGAATGAAAGTTTCCCAACAACAGAAACTCCTCCGTGGGGTATCAATTATTTCACCGTGGCCTGAAGAGAACAAACGGATTCACACAGGGTTTCACTCCGCAGATGCTCTCTgtgtatttttgtcttgtttatgtGATTCAAAGTGTTgctgacctgcagctgctggatctgCAGATAAGTCCAATCCAGCTCGATCTGGCTGAAGCACTTGTGCAGGCGATACATCAGATTTGGTTCCGACACCGGATGCACGGTGAAGGCGTTTTTAAACTGCGCGCTGTCTTCTCGCTCTGGATCTGCGTTCTTCCCCAGCTCAAAATAGCGATACGTCACCTCctgtgtgcaaatacaagaaaaaatgtcttcataaaGAAAAGTCTGAAGAAGATCCTGTGTAGCAGCTTTACCTGATGGACCTCCACACAGCTGAGGCCCAGGAAGTCAATGATGCAGCGGCCCAGCCACTCGTCGGGCCTCACACTGAGGATGTCGTTGCGACACGAGTCCAGATGCGGCTGCAGGCGAGCCAGAAGGCTACGAGACAGCAGGTAGCCATAGCCGCCATGACAGTAGCGCGCCTTCTCCTCCCCGCCGATGAACTCCTCCGCTCGGCCCATGTACAAGTCCTGGCCCGCGCTCAGGTGCCCCACCAGTTCTGACAGCCGCTCAGCCTGCATGTACGTGTCGTCCTGCGCCAGCAGGAACCAGTCGTAGTCGGAGCCGTAGTGCTGGTGCAGGTGACGCACCGTCTCGTACATCAGCCAGACGGGCCGGTCGTCGCCATGGGCAACCACAGTCATGCCGTGAGGCACCTTGGGGCTGCGCAGGCCCGTGAAGAAGAAGGTGCGGTGGAAGTGGTGCGCGACGGTCCGGTTGACTGCAACGGCCAGCGTGTTGAGGGTGGCCCTCGAAGTTAGGACGCCCACCAGGAGGCGCTCTCTGATGCCcagctctgtgtggatgtagcGAGTCCTGCGAAAATTAGGTTTGAAGAAAATAGTGGGCGACCACAACGAGAACATTAGAATACTGGATTACATACTAATATTTGTACATTAAAATACAATCAGCAGCAGTGCAACAATTATGCAGGGATTTAGATTCTTTTTCATCTCCATTATTCTTGGCCCGACACGTttgctcctctccatgtgtccaaaccatctgtacCTGTATCTCCAAACGTCTCCCTCTGATACGCTCATTTCTTATCTTGTCCTTGCCTGTTACGTCAAATGACAAACTCGGTATCTTTATCCTTGACTCTTCAAACTCTGACTCCTGGGTCTCTAAACCAGCCACATGAAGGTCAGTCAGCTCCATTTCAATTCTCATAAAACCTAGTTTAACCATAACAATTCTTCGTTTGCCTCAAAACACACCTTTTGTTCTCCTCAGACACACGTTTTCCCATCTCTCATCAAACTCCCCCCATCATTGTTGACATATCtgatccttcttcttcttttcctttcagcttctcccttcaggggtggccacagcggatcatcttcctccatctcaccctgtcctctgcttcctcttctctcaaacctacagacctcatgtcctccttcaccacctccatcaatctcctctttggccttcctctccaccttctgcctcgcagttccaacctcaacatcttcatctcccaatgtactggctctctctctcctctgtacatgtccaaaccatctccatctagcctctctgacttggtctcctaaacacctgagcacatgtgctgtccctctgatcccaTCCATCCTGGAGAGAGAACCtcggcatcttcatctctgctacctccagctctgcctcccgtctttaatacatatacatcTAGTCCctgcttgcaaaaaaaaaaacatcttgtaAAACGGCTAGCTTGAATACTGCAATCTCCATCGCACATGATCGTGACATGATCTTGTGTTGTGCTCGATCTAACACTACATGGTTTCACAAGTAGACAGGACTTATCAGGGAGCTTGAATCGCAAATTTGTGCATTGGTAAATTAATGTTGGT encodes:
- the chpf2 gene encoding chondroitin sulfate glucuronyltransferase; the encoded protein is MRLSSFLALFRPALPLILGLSLGCSLSLLMVSWTQGASEDSCRDEMGKGNMYMGRGDAQRDHRDGASQEDFQPRIIPYHKDPNKPHKKVLRTRYIHTELGIRERLLVGVLTSRATLNTLAVAVNRTVAHHFHRTFFFTGLRSPKVPHGMTVVAHGDDRPVWLMYETVRHLHQHYGSDYDWFLLAQDDTYMQAERLSELVGHLSAGQDLYMGRAEEFIGGEEKARYCHGGYGYLLSRSLLARLQPHLDSCRNDILSVRPDEWLGRCIIDFLGLSCVEVHQEVTYRYFELGKNADPEREDSAQFKNAFTVHPVSEPNLMYRLHKCFSQIELDWTYLQIQQLQMQINNLSDLTPEGKAGVTWPIGINPPFKPKTRFEVINWEYFTEEHIYTCVDSAPKCEMRGADRADISTVLEIAVERLNERYQPQLRFRKRRLLNGYRRFDPTRGMEYVLDLALEAYTQKGHSQVIAKRVHLLRPLSAVEIIPMPYVTEATRVQVILPVTAQDQDFVGNFLDMYVMDTLDTHDNVLLTFLFIYDPFDAQRVSQTDVFAGVKAMIGEVEKRYGDVKIPWISVKTEVPSQVKLMDIISKKHPVDTLFFLASVWTEVNADFLNRCRMNAITNWQVFFPIHFQEYNPAVIYRDQQPSAASASFTSESLRDGHFDRRVFDEACFYNADYMTARTKMAADILDNEEMLESMDVYDIFVRYSGLHVFRAVEPALIQKYVRRTCNPRFSEDIYHRCVLSNLEGLGSRSHLAMALFEQEQANST